The DNA region CACGATCCAGTGCCGCTGACGTTGGACGAGGTCGTGCACATCTTGGCGCCCGAACCGGAAGAGCACCCTGCCGGAACCGAAGCGGCTCCAGGACAGGCCGCTTCCGAGGCACCGCAGACCGAGATCGACGTCTCGATCGGCGACTCCGTCACGGTGGTGGATGGACCCTTCGCAACGCTTCATGCGACCATTTCAGAAATCAATGTTGACGCCCAGAAGATCACTGGTCTTGTGGAGATCTTCGGCCGCGAGACTCCGGTCGAGCTCAGCTTCAATCAGATCCAGAAGAACTAGAAACCGATATCGCGCGCAAGCGCAAGAAGAGGACCGCACGTCATGGCACCAAAGAAGAAGAAGGTTGCTGGCCTGATCAAGCTGCAGATCCAGGCTGGCGCTGCTAACCCAGCGCCGCCCGTTGGTCCCGCGCTCGGCCAGCACGGCGTCAACATCATGGAGTTCTGCAAGGCCTACAACGCCGCGACCGAGTCGCAGCGCGGCCAGGTTATTCCGGTGGAGATCACGGTCTATGAGGATCGTTCCTTCACCTTCGTCACCAAGACCCCGCCCGCCGCCAAGCTGATTCTCAAGGCCGCTGGCGTCGACAAGGGTTCAGGCAATCCCCTCAAGTCCGTCGCCTCGATCACCAAGGCACAGGTCAAAGAGATCGCCGAGGGGAAGATGGTTGACCTCAACGCGAACGACGTCGATGCAGCGATGAAGATCATCGAGGGCACGGCTCGGTCAATGGGGATCACCGTCAAGTAATCAAGTGAAGGCGAAAGCCGAACTTGATTCTTGACAATGGACACCGTCAAGTAATCAAGTGAAGGCGAAAGCCGAACCACCGCACCACGTGGGAGAACCGTCCCGGTTCGCACCACAACCCGCCATATCCGGCGGACTGACCGAAGGGAAAGCGCATGAAGCGCAGCAAGGCATACAAGGCCGCTGAGCAACAGATCAACGCCGACGCTCTGTACGAGCCCACCGAGGCCTTCGCCTTGGTGAAGGAGACCGGCAGCAAGAAGTTCGATCCGACTGTCGAGGTCGCGATGCGTCTAGGTGTTGATCCCCGCAAGGCTGACCAAGCCGTCCGGGGCACGGTCAACCTGCCGCACGGCACCGGCAAGACCAAGCGCGTACTCGTCTTCGCCACCGGCGACAAGGCTGAGGCTGCGACCGCGGCTGGCGCCGACTACGTCGGATCGGATGACTTGATCGAAAAGGTCAAGGGCGGCTGGATCGATTTCGACGCCGTTGTTGCGGCACCTGAGCTCATGGGCAAGGTCGGTCAACTCGGCAAGGTCCTTGGCCCTCGCGGTCTCATGCCGAACCCTCGTACCGGCACCGTTACCCCAAACGTCGCCAAGGCCGTGGACGAGATCAAGGGCGGCAAGATCGCGTTCCGCGTCGACAAGCACGCCAACCTGCAGTTCGTCGTTGGCAAGGCATCGTTTGACCACCAGCAACTGCTGGAGAACTACGCCGCAGCCCTCGATGAGGTGCTTCGCCTCAAGCCATCGAGTGCCAAGGGCACCTACCTTAAGAAGGTCGTCGTATCGACCTCGATGGGCCCGGGCATCCCCGTCGACCCCAGCGTTACCCGGGTCGGCACCGCTACGAAGTCCTCCTAGGACTGCTTAGCCCCGAGACACCTAGTCGCGGTACGCGGCGTCACTGGCGCGGTGTACCCTGATCGGGAACCAAAGACCGCCGGTCTGTCTGAGGGTCTGCGACGCAGGCATCAAGACAGCGAAGGTCCGCAAGGACGCCCGCGCAGGTAAGCAACGGTAAGTGTTCGGCTCAGCCGGTCACTGATTGAAGCCCGTAGCGCTCCTGCGCTGCGGGCTTTCTGCGTGGAACGGGCGATCATCACCTGCATGAAGAAGGAGAACCATGGCGAGGCCAGACAAGGCAACTGCGGTTGCCGAGATAGCTGAGCGGTTCAAGACTTCGTCGGCCACTGTTCTGACCGAGTACCGCGGCCTGTCGGTTGCGCAACTCAAGGAGTTGCGTCGCACGTTGGGCGACGAAGCTTCCTACGCGGTCGTCAAGAACACGCTTGCCAAGCTTGCCGCTAAAGACGCCGGGGTCGAAGGCCTCGACGATTACTTCGTAGGACCGAGCGCCCTGGCCTTCGTCGATGGCGACATTGTCGCTGCGGCGAAGGGCATCAAGGCGTTCGCGAAGGCCAATCCAGCCCTGGTGGTCAAAGCTGGTTACATGGATGGTTCGGTCGTTTCGGCCGAGGACATCTCCAAGCTCGCTGACCTTGAGTCGCGCGAGGTCCTGCTGGCCAAGTTGGCCGGCGCCATGAATGCGTCGCTACAGCAGGCGGTTTCGCTGTTTGCCGCGCCGCTGTCACAGGCCGCTCGTGCGGTCGAAGCGTTGCGGGCCAAGGTCGAGGCGGAGGGTCCTGCCCAGGTCACCGCCGAGGCACCGGAAGCAGCCGAAGAGCCAGCAGCGGGCGTTGAAGCTGCCGACGAGTCGGCCCCAGAAGAAGCCACTGCCGAGCCCGCCGCGGAGCAGGAACCAGCCGCCGAGGCTGCTGAGTAACACCTACGTAAGAGCCCTACCAACACACAACCAGGCCTGAGCTCGCTGCACACGCAAGTGAGTCGAGGCAAACAAACCTCCGGTTCAGCTGAACCGGAACCGACGAAGGGAACGCCGACATGGCGAAGCTGTCCACCGAGGAATTGCTCGACACATTCAAGGAAATGACCCTCATCGAGCTCTCTGAGTTCGTCAAGCAGTTCGAAGAGGTCTTCAACGTCACCGCAGCGGCTCCAGTTGCCGTTGCAGCCGCTGGCGCACCCGCCGCCGGTGGTGGCGACGCTGCCGCCGCCGAGGAGCAGGACGAGTTCGACGTCGTCCTCGAAGAGGTTGGCGCCAAGAAGATCCAGGTCATCAAAGAGGTCCGCGCGCTCACCAGCCTGGGACTCGGCGAGGCCAAGGCACTCGTTGAGAGCGCACCCAA from Candidatus Nanopelagicales bacterium includes:
- the rplK gene encoding 50S ribosomal protein L11, yielding MAPKKKKVAGLIKLQIQAGAANPAPPVGPALGQHGVNIMEFCKAYNAATESQRGQVIPVEITVYEDRSFTFVTKTPPAAKLILKAAGVDKGSGNPLKSVASITKAQVKEIAEGKMVDLNANDVDAAMKIIEGTARSMGITVK
- the rplA gene encoding 50S ribosomal protein L1, giving the protein MKRSKAYKAAEQQINADALYEPTEAFALVKETGSKKFDPTVEVAMRLGVDPRKADQAVRGTVNLPHGTGKTKRVLVFATGDKAEAATAAGADYVGSDDLIEKVKGGWIDFDAVVAAPELMGKVGQLGKVLGPRGLMPNPRTGTVTPNVAKAVDEIKGGKIAFRVDKHANLQFVVGKASFDHQQLLENYAAALDEVLRLKPSSAKGTYLKKVVVSTSMGPGIPVDPSVTRVGTATKSS
- the rplJ gene encoding 50S ribosomal protein L10 translates to MARPDKATAVAEIAERFKTSSATVLTEYRGLSVAQLKELRRTLGDEASYAVVKNTLAKLAAKDAGVEGLDDYFVGPSALAFVDGDIVAAAKGIKAFAKANPALVVKAGYMDGSVVSAEDISKLADLESREVLLAKLAGAMNASLQQAVSLFAAPLSQAARAVEALRAKVEAEGPAQVTAEAPEAAEEPAAGVEAADESAPEEATAEPAAEQEPAAEAAE
- the rplL gene encoding 50S ribosomal protein L7/L12, translated to MAKLSTEELLDTFKEMTLIELSEFVKQFEEVFNVTAAAPVAVAAAGAPAAGGGDAAAAEEQDEFDVVLEEVGAKKIQVIKEVRALTSLGLGEAKALVESAPKAVLEKANKADADKAKEALEAAGATVTVK